AGTTCCGTGGGCAGGGCATTGGGGTCGACCGGCGGCATGTCCATCTCTTCGCGCAGGTCGATGATGTCCTGGCGGTCGGCTTCGTCGTCGGTGAGGTTCTGCTCCCGCTTGAGCTTGCGGTCCAGGCGTTTGAGCAGGTCGATTTTGTGCGCCTCGTCCTCTGGCAGCAGGTCCGCCACCGAGCGGGTCTGGAGCACCACCTGCTTGGGAAGCGTCGCGTCGGCCTTTTCGATGGCATCGATGAGGTCGTCGACCTGCTCGCGCGTCTCGACGCTGTAGACCGCCGGAGCAGAGTTGATGTTGAGCACATCCTGGGAGATCACGTCGACGCGGTCGATGGTGCCGCTGGTGGGCCGGTATTTCGATACGTCGAAATCGACCTTTGTATGGCGCGCCATCCAGACCGAACCCAGGGTGAGCACCGCGACTGCGGCCAGCATCGGCTTGCGATGGCGGATGGGGAAGAGGGCGAGCTTGCGGTAGATGGGCGCGGCGCTCGCCTCGCTCATTGCAAAGCCTGCGATTCCGCGGCGTTCCATCAGCATGAGCAGGGCCGGCATCATCAGCAGGATGCCGAAGCAGGCGATCAGGATGCCCGCGCCGGCAAGGATGCCGAACTGGGTGTAGCCGCGAAAATGTGCGGCCATGAGAAGGAAGAACGCCGCCGCCGAAGTGAGCGAGGCATAGATGCACGAGTGCCCGGTCTCCACCACAGTCAGCCGGATCGCCTCTTCCACGTCCTTACCCTGGCAGCGTTCCTCGCCGTAGCGGTTGACCAGGTGGATACAGAAATCGATGCCCAGTCCGAAGAGGATCATTCCCAGGAAGGCGCTCATGGAGTTGAGACCCTTGGGGATGCTCAGGCTCGCAAGGGCGAAGACCCAGTGGACCGTCAGCGCCAGCGGCGCCAGCAATGCCAGTACCGCCCAGAAGGATCTGTAGACCAGAAGGATCATCAGGACGATGAGCACGCCGGTGAGAATGCCGCCGGCCTGCACGTCGCCATCGAGGATGTCGTTCTCATGCAGAAGCCCCATGTAGGGGCCGCCGTAGCTGAGCTTGATGTCGCCGAAATCACCCGCGGCGAGGGTGTCGGCCACCGTGTGACCGACCAGCGCGCGCACGTGACGCGCGGCCTCCACATCGTCGGGGAAGGCGCGGGGGGCCACCAGCACCAGCAGCTTTTCGCGCTTGGTGTCGGCGAAGTAGCTGAACCACTCATCGACGGCGTGTTTGTCCTTGATCTCGTCGAGGGTCTTGTCGGCCTTGCTCTCTACGCCGAGGTCGACGAAGAAGGCGCTGCGCTTGAGCTTTTCTTCCTTGAGCTTGCGCTCCATGGCCTCGACGAATTCATCGAGGTCCTCGGTGGGCATGTAGAGGAACTTGCGCTTCTCGAAGTAGTCGGTTTTGGTGCGGTAGCGGGCCTGGCGGATGAGCGGATCGGCCTCGAGCGGCGCGATCAGGCGCGAGGCGAAGTCGGCCATCTTCTCGATGGGCGCGCCCTCGATGACGACGATGAACTCGCCCAGGCCGTCGATTCTCTCGCTCAGCTCGTGCAGCCGCTGCATGGCGGGGCTGCTCTCGGGCAGCATCTCGGCGTAGTCATTGTTGATCTTGAGCTGGAAGATGCCCGGGGTGAGCGCCGCGGTGAGGATCAACGCCGCAAGCCAGATGAGGCCCGGACGGCGAATCGAGAGGGTCGCCAGCTTGTCGAGGATGCGTTGCATGGATGTCCGTGCTGCCGTTGAATTGCCCGGTTCCGGCGAACGCGGGATTGTTGCAGCGGCCCTGATTATTGCCCCGGCAGGGGGCGCGGAGTGTGACCGGCGCCACGGAATCCCTGCCCGGGTTGCGCTACTTTAGGGGCCACGGCGCGCCTCGTCTACTAACCGACAACTCAGTCAGGTACGGCTGGCCCTGGGTCGTTTTTGCCCTGATTTCAAAGTCTTGCGTGGCTCTCGACCCCGCCCCCCGAAATGAGTAAAGATTGGCCCCGAGATGAAACGCACAACCTTGAAACCAGCCATCACTGTCGTATTGAGCAGCCTGGCCGCCCTTGTCCTGGGAGCGGCCGTTTCCCCGGTTCGGCTCGCGCCCGATCAGATCGTGCGCAAGCACCCTGAACTGGCCTTCTGGCGCATGGGGCTTCCCTACGGTTCCGAAGCAGGGACCGAGCCCGCCCCGCGCGCCTTTGAGGAGATCGGCGGCTTCCTGCACATGACCGATGCCATGCGCGAGGCCGTCGACCGCCAGAGCGAGAAATTCGCCGAGCTGATCGAGGTGCGCGACGACCTCATCCGCCTGGACTTCGAGGACTTCTTTGAGCGCGACCACCCGCTGTTTTTCAACAAGCGCACCGGCGAGCGTGCCATCCGCGTCGAGGGCCTGTGGAACGACCGCGACCAGTACGACCTGTTCATCGGGAACCTGCCCTTCAACCAGCAGCGCCCGGTTCGCATGGGCAACCTGGCGGCGGAGTTCTCGGTCAAATACAGCGCCACCAACGAAGACGCCGTGCTGCTCAACACCAACGGTCACTTCGACATGGGCACCATGCTCTACCGCGAAATGCTCGAGAGCTGGCAGGTTCTGCAGACCCAGATGGACCGCAACCGCATCTTCACCGAGGAGTGGAACAAGAAAGTCTCCCTTTCGGGCGTGGGCATGGGCCCGGGCCTGGATGAGGACGACATCGAGGTCCTCTCGCAGATCTACGCCAGCATTCCCAACGTCATCGACGTCGTTTCGAAGTTCATGACCGTTGAGGACGTCGTCGACCTGGCCAAGGCCGTCAACGGTGAAGACGTCACGGAGCTGAACTGGACGCTCAAGCTCGACATGGAGAAGTTCGAGGAGTTCTATCCCGAGACCCTGGGCGAACTGGCCCTGCTGCTCGAAAAGGTGAGCTTCAATACGGTGCTGCGCACGGAATCGGGCGGCTCGCTCGCGCGGATTTCCTACAGCAACGAAAATCACCTGCTCGCCGTCCACATGCTGCTGCGCGATGGCGGCGTGGTCGTCGCCGACGCCGACGGCGTTCCGACGGATGAGACCGTCAACCCGGCCAGCGTGAAGTCGCTTTCCTATGTTGCGCAAACAAATGTGGTCGCCCACTTCCTTGGACTCCGTTTCTACATCGACAACCTGCCCATCGAGTGCACGTACCGCGCGGCCAGCGACTGGGACGCCGACAAGCGCCTCTCGAAGTTCCGGTTGCAGTTCCGCAAGGCGCCCGAAATTCACGCCGAGGGCGCGCTGTTCTACATCTTCCCTGCGGGGATGGTGAACTTCCTGAGCTTCGGCACCATGATCGGCGATGCCGAGGACTTCTTCGCCGGTATGGTGGAGGGCAACGACCGCGCCGGCGCCGTGCTCGACCTGGAGTTCATGGAATCCCAGGGCTATCACCGGCTTCGCGGCGACCTCACCGTGGAAGTCCCCTACAAGGCCATCAGCCCCATCGCGCGTGAATTCATCCAGCGCGAGTGGGACGACATCGGCAGCCCCTCCAGCGAGGAAAGCTTGCGCCTCATCGACGATCTCCGGATCGCCCTGCGCAAGGACTTTGAGAAGATCGACCCACGCAGGTGAGCAAACGCTTCCAACGCAGGCCCGGCAGGGCGCGGCGGCCCTCGGGTCTTCGCGTCTCGCTGCTGGCGTGCGCTCTGGCGCTGTGCCTGCCTGCGGCCGGGGCGCTCGCGCGGCGCACCATGCCACAGGAACTGGCGCGCTTTCCCGAGCGCCTGGGCTACTGGCGCACCATTCTGCCCTTCGGCTCCGAAGCGCCGGGCGACCCCACCGACCGCGCCTTTGACGAGATCGAGGAGCTCATTTCGCTGGTCCGCGAGATGCGCCTGGCCCTCGACCGCAATCCCGAGCAGACAAAGGCGCTCATCGACCTGCGCAACGCATTCATCAAGCTCGACCTGGACGAGGTGATGGAGAACCATCCCTACTTCTTCACCAAGCCCACCGGCGAGCGGGCCATGCGCATCGTGGGCACGTGGAAGAAGCCGGAATACGAGATCCAGCTCGGCGACGTGGAACTCTACCCCGCGCCGCCGCCCCAGATGGGGAACCTGGCCGGAGAGATTTCCTTCTCGCGCAACCGCTTCATTCCCGAGAGCATCAAGATGCGCTCGCACGCGCGGCTGGACCTGGGGCCGCTGCTCTTTCGCGAGCTGCTCGATAGCTGGGCCGTGTTCAACTACCAGATGGCGCAAAGCCGCATTCGCGCCGAGAAGTGGGCCGCGAAGGTGAAGATCCCAGGCGACGCCCTGGGCCCCAACGTGGACGAAGGCGACCGCGAGGCCTACGGCCAGTGGATGGCCAGCTTCCCCAAGACCGCCAGGCTGCTGCGTGAATTCGCGGTGGTCGACGACGTCGTGACCTTCCCGCCCACGGAGACCTTCGGTGACGCGACCTGGTTCAATCTCAACCTGCACATGGACACAGAGGCCTTCTCGCGGATCTACCCCAAGACCTACATCGAGCTGAAGTTCTTCTTCGAGCGCGTGACCTGGTCGGGCGCCTTTCGCACCAAAGACGGTGGCGAGTTCCTGCAGCTCGGCTACAACGCGGCCACGCGCAGCTTCTGGGTAAAGATGTTGCTCAAGGACGGCGGCATCGCCGTGACCGACGGTCTGGGAAGCCCGACGGGCAGGGTGCTCAGCCCGGTGGAGGTGAACGACCTCGAATACACCGTGGGCATCAATGCCCACGTGGACTTCTACGGCCTGGATCTCGACATCCGCGGTTTCCCCCTCGACTGCAAGTATATCGGCCCGCAGGACTGGTCGGTGGACGCCCGCCAGGCGGAGTTCGCCGTGCGCTACCACCGGCCGCCCACGGTGAAGGTCTCGGGCGCCTACTACAACCTGTTTCCCACCTGGTTCATCGACATGATCATCCCCGGCACGCTTGAGGAGCGCTTCACGACCTTCTTCACCCTGATGGCGCGCGGCAACGGCGGCGACGGGGTGATGAGCCTGATCGACTTCGAGGAAGCCCACGGCCAGCACCGCATGGCCGGCGAGCTCTCGCTGGAATTGCCCTACCAGATCATCAGCCCGGTCGCGAAGTGGGTCATCGAGCGCGAATGGGCCGAGCTGACCGAGCGTCCCGACCCCCAGGCCCGCCGCCTGCTGGACGACCTGCGCCTCGCCATCCTCGAAGACTTCCAGCGCATCGACCCGAGAAAAGAACCGGGCAAATATTACCCGGGCAAGTGAACCGCGTTCGCCCAAAAACGGGCCCCATTCGGGGCCCGTTTTTTTGTGACAATGTGCGGGTCATCTCGGTCCATCTTGGGTCATTACGGGTCAAAGCGGGTCATCTTGGGTCACGGGCGGTTGCGCATCCGCAAGAAATTCCCACAATGAAGAAGAGGAATGACCGCCCCTGCTCCCCCCTCGGGGGAGCTGTCACCGAAGGTGACTGAGGGGGTGGTCGAGGCTGCACGCCGCAGCGCTGATCGCCGTCTGCACGACCCCCTCAGTCCGACCGGGCCGGACAGCTCCCCCGGGAGGGGGAGCAGGGAAGGAACACATGAACACCCGCGCACTCGCCAGAGACCTCCTCGAAGACTTCGCGCAAACCCGCGGTCCGCTCATGCGCAATCCCGCGTGGGCGGTGATGCGTGCGATTGCGCTGGCGATGCTCGCGCAGATCCTTCGCGAGGCCCGCGACCCGAATCTCCGCGTGATGGCGGCCGGGGCGCTGGAAACACACACCGGCGCGGCGCCCTCGAAGCGCGGGGCCAGCAAGAAGGAATGGGCCGTTGCGAGTGCACTCTTCGCCGACGTGGTGCGGGTGGCGGTGGCGCAGGTAGATGAACTCACAAAGCGCGAGGCGCTTGCCGACCTGCTGGCCGGTGACGACGAGAGCGATCCCTTCGAGCGCTACTGGAAGTGGCTTCCGACTGCGACGATCTTCGCTACGCTCCTTGAGGGGCCGACGATTGCGTTGCAGCTCCAGGCTGCCAGGTGGATCCTGTCGCGGAGCCGCGCGCTGGCGGAGAGGGTGGGCTACGGAAAGCCAACCATCCCTGCTCCCCCTGCGGGGGAGCTGTCCCCGAAGGGGACTGAGGGGGTGCCGGGAGCTGCGCAAAAGAAATCCGATCGTCCTGCCGCGACCCCCTCAGCCGCCTGCGGCGGCAGCTCCCCCGGAGGGGGAGCAGGGCGGAGCTGCGTTCACGACCGCCGCCGTGACGCGCTCTTGGGGCAAGAAAAAAATATTTGGAAACTGTAAACGAGATTGGAGAGAGAAAAACACGGAGACGAGCAACCAGCCATTCACCGATGTAACCCGCGCGGCACCGGGCTTCCCACGCCGGTTCCGGCGAAATACCCTGCGCGTAGCGGAGGAAAAACCATGAGCGAGCAGCCACATGTCGTGATCATCGGGGGCGGATTTGCCGGGCTCAACGCGGCGCGGGCGCTCTCGGGCGCGCCGGTGCGGGTGACGCTGCTCGACCGCCGCAATCATCACCTGTTCCAGCCGCTTCTCTACCAGGTCGCCACGGCGGGGCTCTCGGCCATCGACATTGCCGAACCCATCCGCCGCGTGCTGGGCCGGCAAAGGAACGCGCGCGTGCTGCTGGCCGATGTCGGTGGCATCGATCTGGCCGCGCGCAAGGTTCGCTGGGAGGGCGGCGAACTCGATTACGACTACCTGCTCGTCGCCGCCGGGGCTACCGATTTTTATTTCGGCCACGACCACTGGCGCGCAAACGCGCCGGGACTCAAGAGTATCCAGGATGCGCTCCGGATCCGCACGAGGATCCTGCAGGCCTTCGAGCGTGCCGAGCTCGAGGAGGATCCGGCCGAGCGCGAGCGACTGCTGACTTTCGTGGTGATCGGTGGCGGCCCCACCGGCGTGGAGCTCGCAGGGGCCATCTCCGAGCTGGCGCGGCTCACGCTGCAGCACGAGTTTCGCGGCTTCGATCCACGCAGCACGCGGATCATCCTGCTCGAAGGGGGAGCGCGCATTTTGCCCATGTTCCCCGAACAGCTTTCGGCGCGTGCTCTCTCGCAGCTCCAGGGGATGGGCGTCGAAGTGCGAGCCGGGGCGATGGTGACGGACATCGATGCGGGCGGCGCGCGCATCGGCGAGGAGAAGATTCACGCGCGCACCGTGCTCTGGGCCGCGGGAGTCGCCCCCTCGCCCCTGGCGAGGTTGCTGGAGACGCCGCTCTCGGCGCGCGGACTGGTGGTGGTGGAGAGTGACCTCTCACTGCCCGCTCACCCGGAGGTCTTCGTCGCGGGAGATCTGGCCTACGTCGAGAGCGCAGGCGAAGCCGTTCCCGCGCTGGCACCCGCCGCCATTCAGGAGGGCCGCCACGCGGCAGCCAATATCCTGCGCCGGACCCGGGGCGAGCCCACGCGGGAGTTCCACTATCTGGACAAGGGAATGATGGCCACCGTCGGCCGGAAGGCGGCGGTGGCGAGTTTTGCCGGCATACAACTCTACGGCCTGTTTGCCTGGCTGATGTGGCTGGTGGTCCACATCTTTTTCCTGATCGGTTTTCGAAACCGGTTTGTGGTGATGTTCGAGTGGATCGGCGCCTATTTCACCTACCGTCGCAGCGCGCGGCTGCTCATCGAACGCGAGCCCGACGGCGAAGGCTGAGCCTAGTCCTCGCTGCTTTCCTTCGACGGTACGACCATGACCGGGCAGGGGGCGTGACGCACCAGGCGCTCGGCGACCGAGCCCATGAGGACGTGGCCGATGCCGGTGCGGCCGTGGGTGGCGGTGACGATCAGGTCGATGTTGTTGCGCTTGGCAAAGCGCGCGATTTCCAGCGGGGGCGAGCCCGCGGCGACGAGGCCATCGACTTTTACGTCCTTGCCGTATTCGTCGACCAGCTTGCGGATGAGCTCGCGGGCGTTTTCTTCCAGGCGCTCGACCATCTCGCCCTGGGGCAGCACGCCGGCCAGTGCAAGCGGCGCTGCGGCGGCGGGCTCGACGATGTGGAGCAGGTGCACCTCCGCACCGAACTGGCGGGCCATGGCGATGCCTGCGTCGATGGCGCGCTTGCTGCACGCGGAGAAATCGATGGGGATGAGAATCTGTTTGAACTCCATCACGGGACCCGCCTTGGAAACCGGGCTCGGCTGCTTGTTGTGCCGGCGCCCTTCATGGAACCCGATTCCGCGGCGCGGGTCAATGACCGTCGTCATGGCGTCTGCTGGCGCGGGCCGGCACGCGCGGCTAGGCTTGGCCCCGTGGCATCGAGCGCAACTTTCACATTCCAGGTCGAACTCCAGCACAACTACCAGCCGAAGATGCAGGGGAAGATCGTCATCGGGCAGATCGAGTACGAGACGCTCGAACACGTCGTGCTCAAATTTCTGGGCTGGTGCGTCTTCTATCACGAGCGCCTTGCCATCGAGAAGAAGATCGACGATCTCTTCGAGCCCGACCTCGTCCTGCAGGGCTACGACGGGACGGTCCATCTGTGGGTCGAGTGCGGAAAGGTTTCCATCCACAAGCTCAACAAGCTCACCAAGCGCTACCCGGGCTCGCGGATCTACGTGCTGCTGGCCTCCGAGCGCGACGCCCGCCAGATGGCTGAGCAGATTCGCAAAAAAGTGGACAAGCCGGCGGCCATCCGGCTGGTGGCCTTTACCGAGGACGTGGTCGGCACGTTCCTGCCCACGCTGATGAACAAGAACGAAGTGTGGTGCAATCTTTCCTGGCCCGAGAACATCGAGGACGCCGTGGCGGCCGACGTAATGGAAATGGAAATGACGATGAACGGCTCGTGGATTCACTGCCCGCTCAGCGTGACGAAAATGGTTGGCTAGTCGAGGGAGTCGGGGGACTTCTGCTTGGCTTTGACCGGGCGCCAGAAGACCGAGCGGGCGAGAATGGCCATGGACTCGACGAGCTCGGCGTCGCTCTCACCGTCTTCCACATTGCCGGTCAGGCCCATGGTGTTGGTCACGCTCCACGAGATGCCCAGCTCGCGCGAGCTGTCCTTCATGAAGCCCACAACCCGTTCGATGTCGCGGTAGACACGCCGGTCGGCGCCGATTCCCAGGGCCTTGGGGATGGTGAAGAGCCGGCAGAAGCCGATGATCTCGTTGTCGCGGGTGGCGAGCTGGATGGAGCTTTCGAACCAGCGGTGACCATCATTCCAGCGCTCAAGGATCTTGCTGAGTTCCTTGCGCTCCTTTTGATTGGTGACCGGGTCGGTAACGCCCGCTTCGGGCCGTTGCGTCTTCCCATTGATGATGAGGATGTTGCTGACTTCCTCGCTCTGGGAGAGCTTTTCCCAGTAGGGCTTGGTGCGCCCCAGGGCGGAGAAGATCATGAGCTTGGTCATGGCCAGCGGGCCGAGGACGGGCAGGAGGATGACATTGATCCAGCCGGTGCGGGTGAGAAGCTTGACTGCGACGAACGCCACCACCGAGATCGCCAGAATCTGACCCCAGGGAAGCTCGTTCGTGTCAAGTGCGGTCATTTCGGGGTGTAGGCTCCTCCGAGGGTGAGCTGAAGAGGTGCCAAGTAGAGCTGACCCGTTTCGGGATCACGCAACTGCACTTCGAGGATGACTTCAAGCTCTCCCCTCCTTTCTACCGCATTGAGGGCCACCATCTCCAGCCTTTTCGGGGCTTCATCGGTTTCGCCTGCTTCGTGCGCGGGCGCCTCGGCGGCCGGAGCCTCTCCAAACGAGTCCGAGACGTCGATTTCGACCTCGAAACTCTCTTCGTCGGACTGGGCCGGGGCGGCCTCCTGTTCGGTCGAAGGGGCAGGGATTGAAGTCGGGTCGGGCCCAAGGCCGGCCAGCGCGTCTTCCTCTTCGTCGTCGTTGATCGAGGATTCGAGCGAAGGCGCCGGTTCCATTGGGGGCAGCGGGTCAAGGGGCTCGTCGATGGTCGTCTCGTCATCGACCGGCACCGGAGCCGACGCCGGCGAAGCGGGCGGCGGCATCGGGGGCGCCGCCACCGATGCGCTCGACCTGGGACCGGTGAACATGGGCTGGTTGCCGCCGGGGATGGCGCCTGCGCTCAGCTCCCGCATGACCATTTTGGTGATCATGGTCAGCGTCTGCAGCACGCCCTGCCCCCGGGAGGCCACGGCCTCGATCGTGGGCAGGCCCAATGTGTTCACCGCGCGGTTGAGCTCTTCGAGCGTCATCGCGCCCTCGCGATCGCGCTTGTTGTACTGGATGAGGATCGGGATCTTCTTGGGATCGCGGCCGTGAACCTTGAGGTTCTCGATCAGGTTCTTGAAGGACTCGATGTTCTCGTTGAGATATTTCGCCTCGGAGTCGGCGACAAACACGATGCCGTCCGCGTTCTTGAGCACCAGCTTGCGCGTGGAGTTGTAGAAGATCTGGCCGGGTACCGTGTAGAGGTGGAAGCGTGTGCGCAAGCCGCGAACCTCGCCCAGATCCACCGGCAGGAAGTCGAAGAACAGGGTGCGGTCCTGCTCGGTCGAGAGCGTCATCAGCTCGCCCTTGTGCTCGTGCTTGAGCTTGGCATGGACGTACTGGATGTTCGTCGTCTTGCCCGAGCGCCCCGGGCCGTAATAGACGATCTTTGCGTTGATCTCTTTTGCTGCTGCGTTGATTTGTGCCATGGCTGCCGGGGCTACTTCTTCTCTTTTTTGCGCCGCTCTATCTCTTCACGGGTGGTGATGATGCGCTTGGCAGCCGTTCGCACGGCATTGGAGACGTTCTTGTTCTTCGAGAGCTCTTTCTGGTCCTTGGGATTGAGGAAGTTGAGCATCTTCATCGCGACATCGGGCGGCGAAGAAGGGTTCTCTGCGAGATGCTTCTTGATGGCGTAGTCCTTGATCCACTTCTTTGTCGATGCGATCTGGCGAAGGACCTGCTTGTCCACGTTGCGATTCTTGACGAAATCCTCGATCTCCGGGTCCTGGAGCTTCGGGCTCTTGAGCACCGCCATGCAGACCACGCGGTTGGAATCGAGGATCAGGTAGGCGCGCGCGGCCTTGTTGCCCAGCGCGGCCAGCTTGACCTTCTCGGAGGTCTTCATGCCTCCGATCATCGCCTGCAGGTTCTGTGACTTCTTGTGGTCTTCTTCCTCGGGGAAATCGTTGATGAGCTCATCGGGGAAGTCGTCTTCGTCTTCGAAGTCGCCGGCCTCGGCCATGCCGATGTCATCGGCTTCGATGAGCTCCATCGATTCGTCGATTTCGATTTCCTCATCGATCTCGACATCTTCGGCTGCAGCAGGGGCTTCTGTCTGCATCCCCAGGAAGTTGGTGCGGAACTCGATCACGCGGGCGCGCAGATCGGCTTCCAGCCTGGGGTTGGTGAGCAGCGCGCTGGTGATTTCCGGCGCGTCGAGCATGCGGCGCTGGTTCTCAATGATTGCGGCCTGGACGTGGCGGCCCCCCTGGGCGGCAATGCCCATCAGGGTTTCAACCGACGTAGCCGGATGGCGCGCAATGGCCTCACGGGTGTCGTCGTCGGTGCGAACCTCCGCGTAAAAGGCCAGGATTGCCTCGTCGGAGAGCTTTTGAAGCGCAGGCCTTACAAGATTGCCCGGGAGGTCGGCGATCGACTTGCGGGCGGTGCTGGAGACATCCTCTTCCGGGGCCTGGGCAAGGAAATAGTACACCAGCACCATCTGGTCCGGCGGAAGCGGAACGAGCCCGCGCGCGGCCATCAGCCGTTTTGGCGCGGGCACGCTCTCGGAGACAAATTTTTCCAGTTCGGCAGGGACGTTCATGGCCATCAGTGCCGCTAGTCTAGACGCTCAGGCGTCTGAATTGGAGAGGGGGAGAAAACCCCGATAAACCCTGTTCTGGCAGGCCTCAGCGGCCCGCGGCGACGTCTACTTCCACACCCGATTCGAGAATGCTTACCAGCGGCTTCTCCACCGCGGCGGCATTGTCATAGGTGCCCGCCCAGACCGTCCAGTTGGGCAGTTCCACGCGGGCATCGGTGAGTTCACCGATGAAACCGCTGTCGGAATTGGCCAGCCGGTCGGCATACTCGCGCCCCTTGGACTCGGTAAAGAACGAGCCCGCGTAGACCGCGTAGTTGCCCGGTCCGGACTTGATGATAAAGGCATCGAAGCCCGCGCGAATCAGCTTGCGATAAACGCTCTTGGCGCTGCTGGAACTGTCGTAATTGCCCACGTGCAGGCGGTGCATCTTCACGCTCGAGCGCGTCTCACGCACGATGGGCTTGAGCCCCGCCTTGCGGACGCGCTCCTTGGCCGCTTCCATGTTCTTGGGAACGACAAAGGTGCCTACATACAGGGAAAGCGGCGCCGAGAGGCTGCCGAGCTTGGTTCGGCCGTCGTCGGAGAGGCCGCCGCTGGCCGTGTCGTAGAGCTTGCTGCCCGCGAAGTGCTTGGTCGTCGGTGACTGGTCGAGATCGCCCAGACGCTCGACCTTGAGGTCCGGCGCCGGCGGCGGGGTCGAGGGAATGGCCGCGGGCTCATCGGGCATGATGTCTTCGGCGCTGATCATGGGCTCGGGCTCGGGGGCCTCGTCGCCGCCGAGGATGAACATGGCACCCACGCCGAGCAGCAGCAGCACTGCAATGGCGGCGCCTGCAATGATGATGACTTTCTTCTTGTCGCCGCCGCGCCGCTCGACCTGATCGGTAATCGGCAGGTCTTCGACCTGGGGCGGCATCTGCGAGGGGTCCTGACCGAGGGTCGATGCGAAATCGTCGACGCCGCCGGCATCGTCCATGGGCGGCGGGAATCCGCCGCCACCGGGCGATTCAAGCGGATCGGAAGCGGCGAAGGGCGCGTCCGAGGTGACGGCGTTGAAATCGTCCTCGTCGTCTACCGGAATGGGCAACGGATTGGGACCCGCGTCCTGGGATGCGAGGTCCGATGCCGGAGTGGGCTTGGCGAAATCGTCATCCGTGGGCGGCTGAAAGAAATCGTCCAGCGATGCTTCTTCAAATGGTTCGTCGGCCATGTGCTTGCCTTGCGTAGCGGATGGGGCTGTGTCCCACCGGCCAATTTGGTTCAGCCTCACCTCGACCGGTCGCCCCACCAGCGCGCCCAGTCGTGCGAGTCAGGAGCGGCCTCAAAGGTCGGCCAATCTGACTGCCGGAAACTTCAACGATTTTAGAGTATTACGGGTCCGCGTTTCTTGTCAAGCGACAGGTGCCCGCGCCCCCGGCCCCTTTATTCGTCGTCGTCGTGGTTGAGCTCCCACAGAATCTTCAGGCCCTGCAGTGTGAGGAAGGGTTCGACCCGCTCGATGGTTTCGGAATCGGCCGCAATCAGGTTGGCCAGGCCGCCGGTGGCGATGACTGCCGGCTCGGTGCCTGCCTCGTCGATCATACTGCGCACCACGCCGTCAATGAGGCCCACGTAGCCGTAGTAGATGCCCGACTGCATAGCGGCCACGGTGTTGCGGCCGATGACCTGCGGCGGCTTGGCGATCTCCACGCGCGGGAGCTTGCTGGCCCGCTGAAAGAGGGCCTCCACGGAAATCTGGATGCCCGGGGCGATGATGCCGCCGAAATACTCGCCCTTGGGCGTGACGTAGTCGAAGGTCGTCGCCGTCCCCAGGTCCACCACGATGCAGGCGCGCTTTTCGGCCTGGAAGGCGGCCACGGCGTTCACGATGCGATCGGCGCCCACTTCGCGCGGGTTCTGGTAGAGAATGGGCAGGCCGGTCTTGATTCCCGGCTCGAT
The Chrysiogenia bacterium DNA segment above includes these coding regions:
- a CDS encoding GTPase domain-containing protein, which gives rise to MAQINAAAKEINAKIVYYGPGRSGKTTNIQYVHAKLKHEHKGELMTLSTEQDRTLFFDFLPVDLGEVRGLRTRFHLYTVPGQIFYNSTRKLVLKNADGIVFVADSEAKYLNENIESFKNLIENLKVHGRDPKKIPILIQYNKRDREGAMTLEELNRAVNTLGLPTIEAVASRGQGVLQTLTMITKMVMRELSAGAIPGGNQPMFTGPRSSASVAAPPMPPPASPASAPVPVDDETTIDEPLDPLPPMEPAPSLESSINDDEEEDALAGLGPDPTSIPAPSTEQEAAPAQSDEESFEVEIDVSDSFGEAPAAEAPAHEAGETDEAPKRLEMVALNAVERRGELEVILEVQLRDPETGQLYLAPLQLTLGGAYTPK
- a CDS encoding YaeQ family protein codes for the protein MASSATFTFQVELQHNYQPKMQGKIVIGQIEYETLEHVVLKFLGWCVFYHERLAIEKKIDDLFEPDLVLQGYDGTVHLWVECGKVSIHKLNKLTKRYPGSRIYVLLASERDARQMAEQIRKKVDKPAAIRLVAFTEDVVGTFLPTLMNKNEVWCNLSWPENIEDAVAADVMEMEMTMNGSWIHCPLSVTKMVG
- a CDS encoding MMPL family transporter; the encoded protein is MQRILDKLATLSIRRPGLIWLAALILTAALTPGIFQLKINNDYAEMLPESSPAMQRLHELSERIDGLGEFIVVIEGAPIEKMADFASRLIAPLEADPLIRQARYRTKTDYFEKRKFLYMPTEDLDEFVEAMERKLKEEKLKRSAFFVDLGVESKADKTLDEIKDKHAVDEWFSYFADTKREKLLVLVAPRAFPDDVEAARHVRALVGHTVADTLAAGDFGDIKLSYGGPYMGLLHENDILDGDVQAGGILTGVLIVLMILLVYRSFWAVLALLAPLALTVHWVFALASLSIPKGLNSMSAFLGMILFGLGIDFCIHLVNRYGEERCQGKDVEEAIRLTVVETGHSCIYASLTSAAAFFLLMAAHFRGYTQFGILAGAGILIACFGILLMMPALLMLMERRGIAGFAMSEASAAPIYRKLALFPIRHRKPMLAAVAVLTLGSVWMARHTKVDFDVSKYRPTSGTIDRVDVISQDVLNINSAPAVYSVETREQVDDLIDAIEKADATLPKQVVLQTRSVADLLPEDEAHKIDLLKRLDRKLKREQNLTDDEADRQDIIDLREEMDMPPVDPNALPTEL
- a CDS encoding universal stress protein translates to MTTVIDPRRGIGFHEGRRHNKQPSPVSKAGPVMEFKQILIPIDFSACSKRAIDAGIAMARQFGAEVHLLHIVEPAAAAPLALAGVLPQGEMVERLEENARELIRKLVDEYGKDVKVDGLVAAGSPPLEIARFAKRNNIDLIVTATHGRTGIGHVLMGSVAERLVRHAPCPVMVVPSKESSED
- a CDS encoding SPOR domain-containing protein — encoded protein: MADEPFEEASLDDFFQPPTDDDFAKPTPASDLASQDAGPNPLPIPVDDEDDFNAVTSDAPFAASDPLESPGGGGFPPPMDDAGGVDDFASTLGQDPSQMPPQVEDLPITDQVERRGGDKKKVIIIAGAAIAVLLLLGVGAMFILGGDEAPEPEPMISAEDIMPDEPAAIPSTPPPAPDLKVERLGDLDQSPTTKHFAGSKLYDTASGGLSDDGRTKLGSLSAPLSLYVGTFVVPKNMEAAKERVRKAGLKPIVRETRSSVKMHRLHVGNYDSSSSAKSVYRKLIRAGFDAFIIKSGPGNYAVYAGSFFTESKGREYADRLANSDSGFIGELTDARVELPNWTVWAGTYDNAAAVEKPLVSILESGVEVDVAAGR
- a CDS encoding NAD(P)/FAD-dependent oxidoreductase, which translates into the protein MSEQPHVVIIGGGFAGLNAARALSGAPVRVTLLDRRNHHLFQPLLYQVATAGLSAIDIAEPIRRVLGRQRNARVLLADVGGIDLAARKVRWEGGELDYDYLLVAAGATDFYFGHDHWRANAPGLKSIQDALRIRTRILQAFERAELEEDPAERERLLTFVVIGGGPTGVELAGAISELARLTLQHEFRGFDPRSTRIILLEGGARILPMFPEQLSARALSQLQGMGVEVRAGAMVTDIDAGGARIGEEKIHARTVLWAAGVAPSPLARLLETPLSARGLVVVESDLSLPAHPEVFVAGDLAYVESAGEAVPALAPAAIQEGRHAAANILRRTRGEPTREFHYLDKGMMATVGRKAAVASFAGIQLYGLFAWLMWLVVHIFFLIGFRNRFVVMFEWIGAYFTYRRSARLLIEREPDGEG